In Onychostoma macrolepis isolate SWU-2019 chromosome 14, ASM1243209v1, whole genome shotgun sequence, a single window of DNA contains:
- the LOC131553592 gene encoding uncharacterized protein LOC131553592 isoform X1: MTSFTKSEEERRDNYQKKVYEKLQHNQQRRMQLQNDLQSQQRNHRLSRAAWLQGRWLEISEQEHRAHIKNQKLLQDFQTAQDTLNDMVARTEAMNSIRVQYEQYLEENFPRWQQRLKDIRVSEKSKVQQHLKSYIQQMEEEEGIKSEHRSDFRAHFLSSNSPDPSQPSHTMLNTHETAKDIKQNAERCNRHPYIPPTWLTGSQPSISGLPQNNIPKDYKNLQNTQALNHPLPHYYSLPGDLVHQSHSPVQQQPPSMDHLWAGIRQGFMPKVHFTPPAASWPRLPVLTSLCPMAWGMMDVPDPKEERIQCSETDKKKVTKAKPKHRRNGKESDRSSELDCRPVRLSINHEESSEGTAVSSTVTVSGMQKRRKKKTDGTKSNSTENRNESQGSSTMSQDASDSHSDTKICKIHQNPSKKCNSKESVITEKNVDAVIQDEPEESKSREISRSSVNSEKKDGSEGLNIREEEDSVEGDDSHDIIVAEEKISHREAEEEDEEAQGGDEEGNEKRDGTEPSDREELEREEVVPEDIPDSGDGGETMEEEERDNSFQNKIETRKTEGHVEDEGEIHNSLEESEEEEVYNQEIEEDEEEDDEVVVEKAYPWSRDPFDDHTKCPEDDEDDIEGLLNPVNSQTQQEDELKETDQSNDQPSDSEEENLPQKSDPAATNETVESDEFDHFYD; encoded by the exons ATGACATCCTTTACAAAGAGCGAGGAGGAGCGCCGTGACAATTACCAAAAGAAGGTATACGAGAAACTACAACATAA TCAGCAAAGGAGAATGCAGCTCCAGAATGATCTTCAATCACAGCAGCGAAATCATCGCCT GAGCAGAGCCGCCTGGCTGCAGGGCCGCTGGTTGGAGATCAGTGAGCAGGAGCACAGGGCTCATATCAAGAACCAAAAGCTGCTGCAGGACTTTCAGACAGCACAAGACACGCTCAATGACATGGTGGCCCGCACCGAAGCCATGAACTCCATACGG GTTCAGTATGAACAGTATCTGGAAGAGAACTTCCCACGATGGCAACAAAGGCTCAAAGATATAAGAGTGTCTGAAAAGTCAAAG GTACAACAACACTTAAAGAGCTATATTCAGCAGATGGAAGAGGAAGAAGGTATCAAGTCTGAACACAGGTCTGACTTTAGAGCCCACTTTCTGTCCTCCAATTCTCCAGACCCATCTCAGCCTTCTCACACCATGCTAAACACTCATGAGACAGCAAAAG ACATCAAGCAAAATGCTGAAAGATGCAACCGTCATCCTTACATTCCACCCACTTGGTTAACCGGCTCACAGCCCTCTATTTCTGGACTCCCCCAAAACAATATCCCAAAGGATTACAAAAACCTTCAGAACACTCAAGCCTTAAATCATCCCTTGCCACATTACTATTCTTTACCTGGTGATTTAGTCCATCAGTCACATTCTCCAGTCCAGCAACAGCCACCATCAATGGACCATCTGTGGGCGGGTATAAGGCAAGGGTTTATGCCTAAAGTTCACTTCACTCCTCCTGCTGCTTCCTGGCCACGACTTCCTGTGCTGACTTCCTTGTGTCCCATGGCATGGGGTATGATGGATGTACCAGACCCCAAAGAGGAAAGAATCCAATGCAGTGAGACAGACAAGAAAAAGGTGACAAAAGCAAAACCAAAACACAGGAGGAATGGAAAAGAGAGTGATCGGTCTTCTGAGCTAGACTGTAGACCAG TGCGTCTATCAATCAACCATGAAGAAAGTAGTGAAGGTACCGCTGTGTCCTCTACAGTCACAGTTTCTGGGATGCAAAAacggagaaagaaaaaaacagatggGACAAAATCAAACTCTACAGAAAATAGGAACGAATCTCAAGG CTCTTCCACTATGTCACAAGATGCTTCAGATAGTCACTCGGACACAAAAATCtgcaaaatacatcaaaaccCATCTAAGAAGTGTAACAGCAAAGAATCCGTTATCACAGAGAAGAATGTTGATGCTGTGATACAAGATGAACCAGAAGAAAGCAAGAGCCGAGAAATTTCTCGGAGTAGTGTCAACTCTGAGAAGAAAGATGGATCTGAAGGACTCAACATTAGAGAGGAAGAAGATTCTGTTGAAGGAGATGACAGTCATGACATCATTGTAGCAGAGGAGAAAATAAGTCACAGAGAAGCTGAAGAAGAGGATGAGGAAGCACAGGGAGGTGATGAAGAAGGGAATGAGAAGAGAGATGGGACTGAACCCAGTGATAGAGAAGAGCTGGAAAGGGAAGAAGTTGTTCCAGAGGACATTCCAGATAGTGGAGATGGAGGAGAGACAATGGAGGAAGAGGAGAGAGATAacagttttcaaaataaaatagagACTAGAAAGACTGAAGGACATGTAGAAGATGAAGGAGAAATTCACAACag TCTTGAGGAGTCTGAAGAGGAAGAGGTTTACAATCAAGAAATAGAAGAggatgaagaggaagatgatgaGGTTGTGGTTGAGAAAGCATACCCCTGGTCAAGAGACCCTTTTGATGATCATACAAAATGCCCTGAGGATGATGAGGATGATATTGAAGGTCTTCTCAACCCTGTCAACTCCCAAACACAGCA GGAAGATGAGTTGAAGGAGACAGACCAATCAAATG aTCAACCCTCTGATTCAGAGGAGGAAAATCTACCACAGAAGAGTGATCCTGCAGCCACAAATGAGACAGTGGAGTCTGATGAGTTTGACCACTTCTATGATTAA
- the LOC131553592 gene encoding glutamic acid-rich protein isoform X3, with product MTSFTKSEEERRDNYQKKVYEKLQHNQQRRMQLQNDLQSQQRNHRLSRAAWLQGRWLEISEQEHRAHIKNQKLLQDFQTAQDTLNDMVARTEAMNSIRVQQHLKSYIQQMEEEEGIKSEHRSDFRAHFLSSNSPDPSQPSHTMLNTHETAKDIKQNAERCNRHPYIPPTWLTGSQPSISGLPQNNIPKDYKNLQNTQALNHPLPHYYSLPGDLVHQSHSPVQQQPPSMDHLWAGIRQGFMPKVHFTPPAASWPRLPVLTSLCPMAWGMMDVPDPKEERIQCSETDKKKVTKAKPKHRRNGKESDRSSELDCRPVRLSINHEESSEGTAVSSTVTVSGMQKRRKKKTDGTKSNSTENRNESQGSSTMSQDASDSHSDTKICKIHQNPSKKCNSKESVITEKNVDAVIQDEPEESKSREISRSSVNSEKKDGSEGLNIREEEDSVEGDDSHDIIVAEEKISHREAEEEDEEAQGGDEEGNEKRDGTEPSDREELEREEVVPEDIPDSGDGGETMEEEERDNSFQNKIETRKTEGHVEDEGEIHNSLEESEEEEVYNQEIEEDEEEDDEVVVEKAYPWSRDPFDDHTKCPEDDEDDIEGLLNPVNSQTQQEDELKETDQSNDQPSDSEEENLPQKSDPAATNETVESDEFDHFYD from the exons ATGACATCCTTTACAAAGAGCGAGGAGGAGCGCCGTGACAATTACCAAAAGAAGGTATACGAGAAACTACAACATAA TCAGCAAAGGAGAATGCAGCTCCAGAATGATCTTCAATCACAGCAGCGAAATCATCGCCT GAGCAGAGCCGCCTGGCTGCAGGGCCGCTGGTTGGAGATCAGTGAGCAGGAGCACAGGGCTCATATCAAGAACCAAAAGCTGCTGCAGGACTTTCAGACAGCACAAGACACGCTCAATGACATGGTGGCCCGCACCGAAGCCATGAACTCCATACGG GTACAACAACACTTAAAGAGCTATATTCAGCAGATGGAAGAGGAAGAAGGTATCAAGTCTGAACACAGGTCTGACTTTAGAGCCCACTTTCTGTCCTCCAATTCTCCAGACCCATCTCAGCCTTCTCACACCATGCTAAACACTCATGAGACAGCAAAAG ACATCAAGCAAAATGCTGAAAGATGCAACCGTCATCCTTACATTCCACCCACTTGGTTAACCGGCTCACAGCCCTCTATTTCTGGACTCCCCCAAAACAATATCCCAAAGGATTACAAAAACCTTCAGAACACTCAAGCCTTAAATCATCCCTTGCCACATTACTATTCTTTACCTGGTGATTTAGTCCATCAGTCACATTCTCCAGTCCAGCAACAGCCACCATCAATGGACCATCTGTGGGCGGGTATAAGGCAAGGGTTTATGCCTAAAGTTCACTTCACTCCTCCTGCTGCTTCCTGGCCACGACTTCCTGTGCTGACTTCCTTGTGTCCCATGGCATGGGGTATGATGGATGTACCAGACCCCAAAGAGGAAAGAATCCAATGCAGTGAGACAGACAAGAAAAAGGTGACAAAAGCAAAACCAAAACACAGGAGGAATGGAAAAGAGAGTGATCGGTCTTCTGAGCTAGACTGTAGACCAG TGCGTCTATCAATCAACCATGAAGAAAGTAGTGAAGGTACCGCTGTGTCCTCTACAGTCACAGTTTCTGGGATGCAAAAacggagaaagaaaaaaacagatggGACAAAATCAAACTCTACAGAAAATAGGAACGAATCTCAAGG CTCTTCCACTATGTCACAAGATGCTTCAGATAGTCACTCGGACACAAAAATCtgcaaaatacatcaaaaccCATCTAAGAAGTGTAACAGCAAAGAATCCGTTATCACAGAGAAGAATGTTGATGCTGTGATACAAGATGAACCAGAAGAAAGCAAGAGCCGAGAAATTTCTCGGAGTAGTGTCAACTCTGAGAAGAAAGATGGATCTGAAGGACTCAACATTAGAGAGGAAGAAGATTCTGTTGAAGGAGATGACAGTCATGACATCATTGTAGCAGAGGAGAAAATAAGTCACAGAGAAGCTGAAGAAGAGGATGAGGAAGCACAGGGAGGTGATGAAGAAGGGAATGAGAAGAGAGATGGGACTGAACCCAGTGATAGAGAAGAGCTGGAAAGGGAAGAAGTTGTTCCAGAGGACATTCCAGATAGTGGAGATGGAGGAGAGACAATGGAGGAAGAGGAGAGAGATAacagttttcaaaataaaatagagACTAGAAAGACTGAAGGACATGTAGAAGATGAAGGAGAAATTCACAACag TCTTGAGGAGTCTGAAGAGGAAGAGGTTTACAATCAAGAAATAGAAGAggatgaagaggaagatgatgaGGTTGTGGTTGAGAAAGCATACCCCTGGTCAAGAGACCCTTTTGATGATCATACAAAATGCCCTGAGGATGATGAGGATGATATTGAAGGTCTTCTCAACCCTGTCAACTCCCAAACACAGCA GGAAGATGAGTTGAAGGAGACAGACCAATCAAATG aTCAACCCTCTGATTCAGAGGAGGAAAATCTACCACAGAAGAGTGATCCTGCAGCCACAAATGAGACAGTGGAGTCTGATGAGTTTGACCACTTCTATGATTAA
- the LOC131553592 gene encoding glutamic acid-rich protein isoform X2, with protein sequence MTSFTKSEEERRDNYQKKVYEKLQHNQQRRMQLQNDLQSQQRNHRLSRAAWLQGRWLEISEQEHRAHIKNQKLLQDFQTAQDTLNDMVARTEAMNSIRVQYEQYLEENFPRWQQRLKDIRVSEKSKVQQHLKSYIQQMEEEEGIKSEHRSDFRAHFLSSNSPDPSQPSHTMLNTHETAKDIKQNAERCNRHPYIPPTWLTGSQPSISGLPQNNIPKDYKNLQNTQALNHPLPHYYSLPGDLVHQSHSPVQQQPPSMDHLWAGIRQGFMPKVHFTPPAASWPRLPVLTSLCPMAWGMMDVPDPKEERIQCSETDKKKVTKAKPKHRRNGKESDRSSELDCRPVTVSGMQKRRKKKTDGTKSNSTENRNESQGSSTMSQDASDSHSDTKICKIHQNPSKKCNSKESVITEKNVDAVIQDEPEESKSREISRSSVNSEKKDGSEGLNIREEEDSVEGDDSHDIIVAEEKISHREAEEEDEEAQGGDEEGNEKRDGTEPSDREELEREEVVPEDIPDSGDGGETMEEEERDNSFQNKIETRKTEGHVEDEGEIHNSLEESEEEEVYNQEIEEDEEEDDEVVVEKAYPWSRDPFDDHTKCPEDDEDDIEGLLNPVNSQTQQEDELKETDQSNDQPSDSEEENLPQKSDPAATNETVESDEFDHFYD encoded by the exons ATGACATCCTTTACAAAGAGCGAGGAGGAGCGCCGTGACAATTACCAAAAGAAGGTATACGAGAAACTACAACATAA TCAGCAAAGGAGAATGCAGCTCCAGAATGATCTTCAATCACAGCAGCGAAATCATCGCCT GAGCAGAGCCGCCTGGCTGCAGGGCCGCTGGTTGGAGATCAGTGAGCAGGAGCACAGGGCTCATATCAAGAACCAAAAGCTGCTGCAGGACTTTCAGACAGCACAAGACACGCTCAATGACATGGTGGCCCGCACCGAAGCCATGAACTCCATACGG GTTCAGTATGAACAGTATCTGGAAGAGAACTTCCCACGATGGCAACAAAGGCTCAAAGATATAAGAGTGTCTGAAAAGTCAAAG GTACAACAACACTTAAAGAGCTATATTCAGCAGATGGAAGAGGAAGAAGGTATCAAGTCTGAACACAGGTCTGACTTTAGAGCCCACTTTCTGTCCTCCAATTCTCCAGACCCATCTCAGCCTTCTCACACCATGCTAAACACTCATGAGACAGCAAAAG ACATCAAGCAAAATGCTGAAAGATGCAACCGTCATCCTTACATTCCACCCACTTGGTTAACCGGCTCACAGCCCTCTATTTCTGGACTCCCCCAAAACAATATCCCAAAGGATTACAAAAACCTTCAGAACACTCAAGCCTTAAATCATCCCTTGCCACATTACTATTCTTTACCTGGTGATTTAGTCCATCAGTCACATTCTCCAGTCCAGCAACAGCCACCATCAATGGACCATCTGTGGGCGGGTATAAGGCAAGGGTTTATGCCTAAAGTTCACTTCACTCCTCCTGCTGCTTCCTGGCCACGACTTCCTGTGCTGACTTCCTTGTGTCCCATGGCATGGGGTATGATGGATGTACCAGACCCCAAAGAGGAAAGAATCCAATGCAGTGAGACAGACAAGAAAAAGGTGACAAAAGCAAAACCAAAACACAGGAGGAATGGAAAAGAGAGTGATCGGTCTTCTGAGCTAGACTGTAGACCAG TCACAGTTTCTGGGATGCAAAAacggagaaagaaaaaaacagatggGACAAAATCAAACTCTACAGAAAATAGGAACGAATCTCAAGG CTCTTCCACTATGTCACAAGATGCTTCAGATAGTCACTCGGACACAAAAATCtgcaaaatacatcaaaaccCATCTAAGAAGTGTAACAGCAAAGAATCCGTTATCACAGAGAAGAATGTTGATGCTGTGATACAAGATGAACCAGAAGAAAGCAAGAGCCGAGAAATTTCTCGGAGTAGTGTCAACTCTGAGAAGAAAGATGGATCTGAAGGACTCAACATTAGAGAGGAAGAAGATTCTGTTGAAGGAGATGACAGTCATGACATCATTGTAGCAGAGGAGAAAATAAGTCACAGAGAAGCTGAAGAAGAGGATGAGGAAGCACAGGGAGGTGATGAAGAAGGGAATGAGAAGAGAGATGGGACTGAACCCAGTGATAGAGAAGAGCTGGAAAGGGAAGAAGTTGTTCCAGAGGACATTCCAGATAGTGGAGATGGAGGAGAGACAATGGAGGAAGAGGAGAGAGATAacagttttcaaaataaaatagagACTAGAAAGACTGAAGGACATGTAGAAGATGAAGGAGAAATTCACAACag TCTTGAGGAGTCTGAAGAGGAAGAGGTTTACAATCAAGAAATAGAAGAggatgaagaggaagatgatgaGGTTGTGGTTGAGAAAGCATACCCCTGGTCAAGAGACCCTTTTGATGATCATACAAAATGCCCTGAGGATGATGAGGATGATATTGAAGGTCTTCTCAACCCTGTCAACTCCCAAACACAGCA GGAAGATGAGTTGAAGGAGACAGACCAATCAAATG aTCAACCCTCTGATTCAGAGGAGGAAAATCTACCACAGAAGAGTGATCCTGCAGCCACAAATGAGACAGTGGAGTCTGATGAGTTTGACCACTTCTATGATTAA
- the zdhhc24 gene encoding probable palmitoyltransferase ZDHHC24, which translates to MARFMSRLWCKVESTGRHLPIVLNAVLVFSITAEVSYLVLVEAPLEPEQKKTDWSTMWKAMHLFSQYFMLGNITWNASLFVKTNPSIRGVFLGGDTMGQGWRYCYNCETHTPPRCSHCYDCNVCVLRRDHHCVFFGQCVGFHNYRYFLTCLFFMWAGLLYAVVMNAEVFIVILKEGVTFHSIMLLLVPWIMLVSGQVTARAFAFAFIADTCVVGFLLVAAFLFFHVALMLRGQTTREWYSTRQPYNLGALANIRECLGKYWYICWLCPLIRSPLPGDGINFKVTGSLEPMK; encoded by the exons ATGGCGAGGTTCATGAGTAGACTGTGGTGTAAGGTGGAGTCAACCGGTCGTCATCTGCCTATCGTTCTGAACGCCGTGCTGGTGTTCTCCATCACTGCCGAGGTCAGTTACCTGGTGCTGGTGGAGGCTCCCCTTGAGCCAGAACAGAAGAAGACTGATTGGTCCACCATGTGGAAGGCCATGCATCTCTTCTCTCAGTACTTCATGTTGGGAAATATAACCTGGAATGCATCGTTGTTTGTCAAAACTAACCCAAGTATTCGCGGAGTGTTTCTTGGAGGGGATACGATGGGTCAGGGGTGGAG GTactgttacaactgtgagacaCACACTCCTCCACGATGCTCACACTGCTATGACTGCAACGTGTGTGTACTGCGGCGTGATCACCACTGTGTGTTTTTTGGCCAGTGTGTCGGTTTCCACAATTACCGGTATTTCCTGACCTGTCTGTTCTTCATGTGGGCAGGGCTGCTCTATGCAGTAGTCATGAATGCTGAGGTCTTCATTGTCATCCTGAAGGAGGGTGTAACATTTCACAGCATAATGCTTTTGCTTGTGCCCTGGATAATGCTCGTCTCTG GACAGGTGACGGCACGAGCGTTTGCCTTTGCATTCATTGCTGACACTTGTGTAGTGGGATTCCTATTGGTTGCTGCATTCCTCTTCTTTCATGTGGCTCTGATGCTGAGGGGACAGACCACACGTGAGTGGTACTCCACACGGCAGCCGTACAACCTAGGAGCGCTGGCCAACATCAGGGAATGCTTGGGCAAGTACTGGTACATCTGCTGGCTCTGTCCTTTGATACGTTCCCCACTGCCTGGAGATGGCATAAACTTCAAGGTGACTGGTTCACTAGAGCCCATGAAGTAG